GACACATGCAAAAAAAACTTGCGCACCACCACGCCATTGCGGCCCAGGTAATCCTCGTAGTGGCGAATGTCGCGGTAGCGCTGCTGCCAGATGTCGTCGCCCACCAGCTCGGGGGGAATGGGTTGCCGGGCCAGGATGTCTGGGTGCACGCGCACCACCAGGGTTTCCTCGTAGTAGCTGCGGTTGAAGATGCCGATGCGTCCGCGCTCCGGCAGGCACTGGTTGGCGCGCCAGAGGTAATCGTGATCGAGATCGATGGCTGAAGGCGCTTTGAAGGAGCTCACCTGACAGCCCTGGGGATTCACCCCACTCATCACATGCTTGATCGTGCCGTCCTTACCGGCGGCATCCATGGCTTGAAAGATGAGCAACAACGCCCAGCGGTCCTGGGCATAGAGCTTGTCTTGCAGCTCCGCCATGCGCTCCACCCCCTGCGCCAAAGCCTCGGCAGCCATCTGCTTGCCACCCGGCTGAGCGTGGTCGGTGCTGCCGGGATCGATGTGTTTGAGCGCAAAACCGTCGCCATTGCAGACGCGGAACTGACGGCTGATCTGATGACGGGAGTCGGCCATCGACACACAGGCGCTGTCAACAAGCTGGCGAGAACCTGGAGGGTTGTCAGCAGCGGCGCCACAATCGGTGGCGAACGGACCCGATCGATGTTCCTCCGCCGCCCCCTGCATCGCACCCTCATGGCCCTGATGGTGCTCAGCGCCGGCTCCGCCGTGGCGGGCCAAAGCCTCTGGACCCTGGAGACGGGTGTGCAGTCGTGCATTGAAACCAGCAGCGCCCAGGCCTGCCGGCAAGCCGAAGCACGGGTGAGTTCGCTCAAGAGCAACCCCGCCTACAGCCGCAGCTCCCACCTCTGCAAGGAAGAAATCAGCGAACTGGAAGAGCTGATCAAGCTGCTGCCGATGCGCGATGCCGTGCCCACCGAGGTGATGGCCTCAGTGGCTGACGTGCAGCAGGCCTGCCTGCCATACGGCTTCTGAGGGCGGGTGCCAGCCAGGCAACCGGATTTCGGTTCACCAGCGAAAAAC
This genomic stretch from Synechococcus sp. HK05 harbors:
- a CDS encoding polyphosphate kinase 2 family protein, whose amino-acid sequence is MADSRHQISRQFRVCNGDGFALKHIDPGSTDHAQPGGKQMAAEALAQGVERMAELQDKLYAQDRWALLLIFQAMDAAGKDGTIKHVMSGVNPQGCQVSSFKAPSAIDLDHDYLWRANQCLPERGRIGIFNRSYYEETLVVRVHPDILARQPIPPELVGDDIWQQRYRDIRHYEDYLGRNGVVVRKFFLHVSKKEQKRRFLERLDNPEKNWKFSAADIRERAHWDAYMDSYQQMIRHTATEQAPWYVVPADHKWFTRQVVADAVIDALESLNLAYPTVSDDARHALADARKQLLEE